The Dehalococcoidia bacterium genome includes the window ACCAAATTGATGGTTTTAGTCATACAAAACCCTTGAAATATATGATATACTCATGAGCGAAATAAAGGCTGAGGAGGTGCTGTCGCAAGTGATAAGAACATCGACAATACTGGAGCAACAAGAAACAATGGCCCGGGCCGAAGAAGAGCCCCCAGGCAGTACAATCATGAAGGGTGAGACCGAAGAAGAACCTCCGGGTCGTTCGGTCATCACAAACAAAGAACGATTTTTCGGACATGTCTCTCAGGAAGATTGGAATGACTGGAGATGGCAGTTCCGAAATAGGATTACTACCCTCGAAACCCTGAAGAAATATATTCCCCTTACAGCCAAGGACGAAACTCGCCTCCAGCTGGTAGTTGAGAAGTATCCTTTAGCGATAACCCCGCACTATCTCTCTCTGATCAATCCGGATGATCGTGATGATCCCATCAGAAAGCAATCAATCCCCATGTTCGAGGAGATAGCCCTTGCCACTATGGGATATGAGGACCCCCTAGAAGAAAAGAGGGATTCAGTTGTTCCGGGGCTTGTTCACCGCTATCCCGACAGGGTATTGATGGTGCTGACCGATATCTGCCCCATGCTTTGCCGTCACTGTACCCGAAAGCGGGAGTGGCACAATGGCGGTTGGGTGCGCACGGCGGAAGAGATCGAGGCGATGCTGGGTTATATCCGGGGGAACCGAAATGTGAGAGACGTCATTCTCTCCGGCGGCGATCCTCTGACGCTCTCAACCGCTCGTCTGGAGGAAGTCATCTCCAAAATACGGCAGATACCGCATGTGGAGATCATCCGAATCGGGAGTAGATATCCCGTGGTGTTGCCACAGCGTATCGATGATGAACTGTGCGCCATGCTTTCAAAGTATGGGCCTATATGGCTTAACACGCACTTCAATCATCCCAGAGAGATAACGCCGGAATCAGCGCGGGCCTGTGACCGTCTGG containing:
- a CDS encoding KamA family radical SAM protein, whose product is MSEIKAEEVLSQVIRTSTILEQQETMARAEEEPPGSTIMKGETEEEPPGRSVITNKERFFGHVSQEDWNDWRWQFRNRITTLETLKKYIPLTAKDETRLQLVVEKYPLAITPHYLSLINPDDRDDPIRKQSIPMFEEIALATMGYEDPLEEKRDSVVPGLVHRYPDRVLMVLTDICPMLCRHCTRKREWHNGGWVRTAEEIEAMLGYIRGNRNVRDVILSGGDPLTLSTARLEEVISKIRQIPHVEIIRIGSRYPVVLPQRIDDELCAMLSKYGPIWLNTHFNHPREITPESARACDRLVRSGVPVNNQSVLLRGVNDSVATQTKLCHGLLKIKVRPYYLFQGDEVQGTEHLRTPVETGIKIIEGMRGHTSGLAIPTFVIDLPDGGGKIPIQPDYIV